From a single Chlamydia muridarum str. Nigg genomic region:
- the kdsB gene encoding 3-deoxy-manno-octulosonate cytidylyltransferase, which translates to MFAFLTSKRVGILPARWGSSRFPGKPLAKILGKTLIQRSYENALTSRSLDCVVVATDDQRIFDHVVEFGGLCVMTCESCANGTERVEEAVSQHFPQAEIVVNIQGDEPCLSPSIIDGLVEMLEGNPAIDIATPVTETVDPDAILTNHKVKCVFDKTGRALYFSRSVIPNNFKRSTPIYLHIGVYAFRRAFLSEYVKIPPSSLSLAEDLEQLRVLESGRSIYVHVVQNATGPSVDYPEDISKVEQYLLCPSKVSF; encoded by the coding sequence GTGTTTGCGTTCTTAACAAGCAAAAGAGTCGGTATTCTCCCCGCTAGATGGGGAAGCTCTCGCTTCCCTGGAAAACCTTTAGCAAAGATTTTAGGGAAAACCCTTATTCAAAGGTCCTATGAAAACGCCCTAACCAGTCGATCTCTCGATTGTGTTGTAGTGGCAACAGATGATCAAAGAATCTTTGATCACGTCGTGGAATTCGGAGGACTGTGCGTGATGACTTGTGAATCGTGTGCTAATGGAACAGAACGAGTGGAGGAAGCTGTTTCTCAACATTTTCCTCAAGCTGAAATCGTTGTGAATATCCAGGGTGATGAACCCTGCTTATCTCCAAGCATCATAGATGGCCTTGTAGAAATGCTCGAAGGCAATCCCGCTATAGATATAGCTACACCCGTTACAGAAACAGTTGATCCTGATGCAATTTTAACCAATCACAAAGTAAAGTGCGTTTTCGATAAAACTGGCCGAGCTCTTTATTTTAGCAGAAGCGTTATTCCTAATAACTTCAAACGCTCAACTCCTATTTATTTACACATAGGCGTTTACGCTTTTAGAAGAGCTTTTCTTAGTGAATATGTGAAAATTCCTCCTTCTTCATTAAGTTTAGCTGAGGATCTCGAACAGTTGCGAGTGTTGGAATCTGGTCGTTCTATCTATGTTCACGTCGTTCAAAATGCAACAGGACCTTCAGTAGATTATCCCGAAGATATATCCAAAGTGGAGCAGTACTTATTATGTCCTTCAAAAGTATCTTTTTGA
- a CDS encoding CTP synthase, whose translation MSFKSIFLTGGVVSSLGKGLTAASLALLLERQGLKVAMLKLDPYLNVDPGTMNPYEHGEVYVTDDGVETDLDLGHYHRFSSVQLSKHSTATSGQIYTRVITKERNGEFLGSTVQVIPHVTNEIINVIQACAEHHKPDVLIIEIGGTIGDIESLPFLEAVRQFRCEHPQDCLSIHMTYVPYLKSAKEIKTKPTQHSVQNLRSIGISPDVILCRSEVSLSSEVKRKISLFCNVPENAVFNAIDLENSIYEMPLLLARENIVDFLLSKFGFSPKSLDLTDWQNLVTTLCDGNRHLVRIGLVGKYLEHKDAYKSVFESLSHASIPANCSLEIVPISPESEALTNQLSQCDGCLIPGGFGTRSWEGKIAAARYCRDNNIPCFGICLGMQALVVEYARYALSLPLANSLEMDPNTPDPVVCMMQGQDTMIKGGTMRLGAYPCQITPKSLAFEAYKTDLVQERHRHRYEVNPAYVDLLQKNGLRIVGVCPQGDLCEIIEIPNHRWMLGVQFHPEFLSKLAAPHPLFVKFLSAALDYSLEKGRE comes from the coding sequence ATGTCCTTCAAAAGTATCTTTTTGACCGGAGGCGTGGTTTCTTCTTTAGGGAAAGGGCTAACCGCGGCTTCTTTAGCTCTCCTATTAGAGAGACAAGGCCTAAAAGTCGCCATGCTTAAGTTAGATCCTTACTTGAATGTGGATCCTGGAACCATGAACCCTTATGAGCATGGAGAGGTGTATGTTACTGATGATGGCGTAGAAACAGATCTTGACCTTGGGCATTATCACCGTTTTTCTTCCGTTCAGCTGTCCAAACATTCTACTGCTACCTCTGGGCAAATCTATACCCGAGTGATTACTAAAGAACGAAATGGGGAATTCTTAGGAAGTACAGTTCAAGTCATCCCTCATGTCACCAATGAAATTATCAATGTCATTCAAGCATGTGCAGAACATCATAAACCAGATGTTCTTATTATAGAAATCGGAGGGACTATTGGTGATATTGAATCTCTTCCTTTTCTAGAGGCAGTAAGGCAATTTCGCTGTGAACATCCTCAGGATTGTCTCAGCATTCATATGACTTATGTCCCTTATCTAAAATCAGCAAAGGAAATTAAAACCAAACCAACACAACATTCTGTTCAAAATTTACGGAGTATCGGCATCTCTCCTGATGTAATCCTCTGCCGTTCTGAGGTGTCCCTTAGTTCAGAAGTGAAAAGAAAAATTAGCCTATTTTGCAACGTTCCAGAGAACGCTGTTTTCAATGCGATAGACTTAGAGAACTCCATTTATGAAATGCCTCTGCTCTTGGCTCGAGAAAATATTGTAGACTTCTTATTGTCCAAATTTGGTTTTTCGCCTAAATCCTTAGATCTTACTGATTGGCAAAATCTTGTAACGACTTTGTGTGATGGGAATCGGCATCTTGTTCGTATAGGACTCGTTGGTAAGTATTTAGAACACAAAGATGCTTACAAATCAGTGTTTGAATCGCTCTCTCATGCTTCCATCCCTGCAAACTGTTCCCTCGAGATAGTTCCTATTTCTCCTGAATCTGAAGCTCTTACTAATCAACTCTCTCAATGCGACGGCTGTTTAATTCCCGGAGGGTTTGGAACCAGAAGCTGGGAAGGGAAAATTGCTGCTGCGCGCTATTGCAGAGATAACAACATCCCTTGCTTCGGGATTTGTTTAGGAATGCAGGCATTAGTAGTTGAGTATGCAAGATATGCTTTAAGCCTTCCTCTTGCTAATTCCTTAGAAATGGATCCTAACACACCAGATCCTGTTGTCTGTATGATGCAGGGGCAAGATACCATGATTAAAGGAGGGACCATGAGACTAGGCGCCTATCCTTGCCAAATTACGCCTAAATCTTTAGCCTTCGAAGCTTATAAGACAGATCTTGTCCAAGAACGTCACAGACATCGTTATGAAGTGAACCCTGCTTATGTAGATCTTCTACAAAAAAATGGATTAAGAATAGTGGGAGTTTGTCCTCAGGGAGATCTTTGTGAGATTATTGAAATCCCTAATCACAGATGGATGCTTGGTGTACAATTCCATCCTGAATTTTTATCAAAACTAGCTGCTCCCCATCCTCTTTTTGTAAAATTTCTTAGCGCTGCTCTAGACTATTCTTTGGAGAAAGGTCGTGAATAG
- a CDS encoding thioredoxin domain-containing protein, with product MNQRIPLRKKILIIVTALGFVSCVGLMVQTKRSIMPPKAHIPTTAKYFPTIGNPYAPINITVFEEPSCSACEEFSSEVFPLIKKRFIDTGEASFTLIPVCFIRGSMPAAQALLCVYHHDPKRPDPEAYMEYFHRILTHKKTEGSHWATTEVLTKLAENIPTHSGREINPTGLMQCVNSQKFAEQLKKNNIYGSQVMGGQLATPTAIVGDYLIEDPTFDEIERVITQLRHLQAMEEEE from the coding sequence ATGAATCAGAGGATTCCTTTGAGGAAAAAGATCCTTATTATTGTTACAGCATTGGGATTTGTTTCATGCGTGGGCTTGATGGTGCAAACAAAACGCTCTATTATGCCGCCAAAAGCACATATACCCACCACAGCAAAATATTTTCCTACAATAGGGAATCCTTATGCACCCATTAATATTACTGTGTTTGAAGAGCCTTCTTGTTCTGCGTGTGAGGAGTTTTCTTCAGAAGTCTTTCCTTTGATCAAAAAACGCTTTATTGATACCGGGGAAGCCTCTTTCACTTTGATTCCGGTCTGTTTTATTAGAGGATCAATGCCCGCTGCACAGGCTTTGCTTTGTGTCTATCATCATGATCCTAAACGACCTGATCCAGAAGCCTATATGGAGTATTTTCACAGAATCCTTACTCATAAAAAAACAGAAGGATCACACTGGGCTACTACTGAAGTTCTTACGAAATTAGCAGAAAATATTCCTACGCATTCTGGTAGAGAAATTAATCCTACAGGGTTGATGCAATGTGTAAATTCGCAGAAATTTGCGGAACAGCTAAAAAAGAACAATATTTATGGATCTCAAGTCATGGGTGGTCAACTTGCTACTCCCACAGCAATAGTGGGGGACTATCTTATTGAGGATCCAACGTTTGATGAAATTGAAAGAGTAATTACTCAACTGCGTCATTTACAAGCAATGGAAGAGGAGGAATAG
- the ruvX gene encoding Holliday junction resolvase RuvX has product MNSMKQKEAFLGVDYGKKRIGLAFASAPLLITLPIGSINTCSSLALTAQALITIIKERAVTTVVFGNPLPMQKSYASSVQSEIQELAALVRDMTSLEVILWDERLSSAQAERMLKNDCGLSRKQRKNSSDSLAATLILSSFLDSRKLY; this is encoded by the coding sequence GTGAATAGCATGAAACAAAAAGAGGCTTTTTTAGGAGTGGATTATGGGAAAAAACGTATTGGTCTAGCCTTTGCTAGCGCTCCTCTTTTGATCACGCTACCTATAGGAAGCATTAATACCTGTTCATCCCTTGCTTTAACAGCTCAAGCTCTTATTACTATTATTAAAGAGCGCGCTGTCACTACTGTAGTGTTTGGAAATCCGTTGCCCATGCAAAAAAGCTATGCTTCTAGCGTGCAGTCAGAAATTCAGGAGTTAGCCGCGCTCGTTCGAGATATGACCTCTTTAGAGGTCATCCTTTGGGATGAGCGCCTGTCCTCAGCACAAGCCGAACGTATGTTAAAGAACGATTGCGGTCTAAGCAGAAAACAACGTAAAAATTCTTCTGATAGTCTTGCTGCAACATTAATCCTTTCTAGTTTTTTAGATTCTCGCAAATTATATTAG
- the zwf gene encoding glucose-6-phosphate dehydrogenase, whose protein sequence is MEEIKEMGPTLPACPPCVMVIFGATGDLTARKLFPALYNLTKEGRLSENFVCVGFARRPKSHEQFREEMRQAIQNFSHSSEIDIRVWESLEHRIFYHQANFSEAEGYSSLRSFLESVDQKYGTKGNRLFYLSTPPDYFQEIIRNLNRHQLFYHEQGAQQPWSRLIIEKPFGVDLQTAQELQQCIDANINEESVYRIDHYLGKETVQNILTIRFANTLFESCWNSQYIDHVQISVSESIGIGSRGNFFEKSGMLRDMVQNHLMQLLCLLTMEPPSEFSSAEIKKEKIKILKKILPIREEDVIRGQYGEGVVQGVSVSGYREEENVDPNSLVETYVALKLFIDNPRWKGVPFYLQAGKRLPKRTTDIAVIFKKSSYDLFNSENCPLCPLENDLLIIRIQPDEGVALQFNCKVPGTNKLVRPVKMDFRYDSYFNTVTPEAYERLLCDCILGDRTLFTSNEEVLASWELFSPLLEQWSKIRPIFPNYIAGSLRPQGADELLSRDGRAWRSY, encoded by the coding sequence GTGGAAGAAATAAAAGAAATGGGGCCCACATTACCAGCCTGCCCTCCTTGTGTCATGGTTATTTTTGGGGCTACAGGAGACTTGACTGCAAGGAAGCTTTTTCCCGCTTTATACAATTTAACAAAAGAGGGACGGTTATCTGAAAACTTTGTTTGCGTGGGATTTGCCAGAAGACCCAAATCTCATGAGCAATTTCGTGAAGAAATGAGACAAGCTATTCAAAATTTCTCTCATTCATCAGAAATTGATATTCGTGTTTGGGAGAGCCTTGAACACAGAATTTTCTATCATCAGGCGAATTTTTCCGAAGCAGAAGGGTATTCTTCTTTAAGATCTTTCTTAGAGAGCGTGGATCAAAAATATGGGACAAAAGGAAATCGTCTTTTCTACCTCTCCACTCCTCCAGATTATTTCCAAGAAATAATCCGGAACTTGAACAGACACCAACTATTTTATCATGAGCAAGGAGCCCAACAGCCCTGGTCTAGGCTAATTATAGAAAAGCCTTTTGGAGTTGATTTACAAACTGCTCAAGAGCTTCAGCAATGCATTGATGCTAATATCAATGAAGAATCTGTTTATCGAATAGATCATTATCTTGGGAAAGAAACTGTTCAAAATATTCTGACCATACGTTTTGCTAATACGCTATTCGAATCTTGTTGGAACTCTCAATATATAGATCATGTACAGATTAGTGTTAGTGAATCGATTGGTATAGGCTCTCGAGGGAACTTTTTTGAAAAGTCTGGCATGCTAAGGGATATGGTGCAAAATCACCTGATGCAATTACTGTGTCTACTTACTATGGAGCCCCCTTCTGAATTTTCTTCTGCAGAGATCAAAAAAGAAAAAATTAAGATTCTAAAAAAAATCCTTCCTATTCGAGAAGAAGACGTAATTCGTGGTCAATATGGTGAAGGAGTTGTGCAAGGCGTTTCTGTTTCTGGCTACAGAGAAGAAGAAAATGTTGATCCAAATTCTTTGGTAGAAACTTACGTAGCCTTGAAATTATTCATTGATAATCCTCGCTGGAAAGGGGTTCCTTTTTATTTACAAGCAGGGAAACGTCTTCCTAAAAGGACAACGGATATTGCCGTTATCTTTAAAAAATCTAGTTACGACTTGTTTAATTCAGAAAATTGCCCTCTGTGCCCTTTAGAGAATGATTTGCTCATCATCCGCATTCAACCAGATGAAGGAGTTGCTCTACAATTTAACTGCAAAGTTCCAGGGACAAATAAACTCGTTCGTCCTGTGAAAATGGATTTCCGTTACGATAGTTATTTTAATACAGTTACTCCAGAAGCTTATGAACGATTGTTGTGTGATTGTATCCTTGGCGATAGGACCCTTTTCACTAGCAATGAAGAAGTCTTAGCATCTTGGGAACTATTTTCTCCCTTATTGGAGCAATGGTCTAAGATCCGTCCCATTTTCCCTAATTATATTGCAGGATCTTTGCGCCCGCAAGGAGCTGATGAGCTATTATCTAGAGATGGAAGAGCATGGCGTTCTTACTAA
- a CDS encoding disulfide bond formation protein B has protein sequence MIKLLRSYCLYFAWLVSCIGTLMSVYYSYLLNVEPCVLCYYQRICLFPLVVILGISAYLDDLSVKIYALPLALIGFCIAIYQVCLQEIPGMTLDICGKVSCSTKLFLLGFITMPMASALAFFAIANLLIFATKSE, from the coding sequence GTGATTAAACTCTTACGTTCTTATTGCTTATATTTTGCCTGGTTGGTTTCTTGTATAGGGACTCTCATGAGTGTCTATTATAGCTATCTACTCAATGTAGAACCTTGTGTTCTTTGTTATTACCAGCGTATTTGCTTGTTTCCTTTAGTGGTTATTTTGGGGATTTCTGCGTATCTTGACGACTTGTCGGTTAAAATATACGCTCTTCCACTAGCTCTTATTGGTTTTTGCATTGCTATTTACCAAGTTTGTTTACAAGAAATTCCAGGAATGACGCTTGATATTTGTGGCAAAGTCTCATGCAGTACGAAATTATTTCTTTTAGGATTTATTACAATGCCAATGGCCTCAGCCTTAGCTTTTTTTGCAATCGCTAATCTACTTATATTTGCCACAAAATCAGAATAA
- a CDS encoding phospholipase D-like domain-containing protein, with translation MTSPLSTAASSYLRTLQRAFPLGGGGYPTNPNSAQTALRVQTAATSLAIVPYPRPLSSEPVSFFSKHCKNDAQSIIENAILSASSSVFLKIFSLSSEPIVQDLICKSEESIPVTIHYQHIPEPIVNKLEEAGAELIRCHRNRRSLLHRKTMILDEKQVITGSANFTRNSINNDVNLLARVNNVHIANLMQKNQKGKAIIENSTKGKQTVCYLPINHKKCGNERQIVKAINNATSSIQIGMCILTHRGILQALNEAATQRSVLVTIIIDSLESQQTIDILKALGSKLRVRVGTGDRIHCKACILDHNTAIIGSANWAASGLKANKEDIIIVNPLTERQREDLSIWWRYLCDNSAILPED, from the coding sequence ATGACTTCACCTTTATCAACAGCTGCTTCATCCTATCTCCGCACATTACAAAGAGCGTTTCCTCTGGGGGGGGGGGGGTATCCTACTAATCCTAACTCCGCTCAAACTGCACTAAGAGTACAGACAGCAGCAACATCTTTAGCTATAGTTCCTTACCCCCGTCCTCTGTCCTCAGAGCCGGTAAGCTTTTTCTCTAAACACTGTAAAAATGATGCTCAGAGCATTATTGAAAATGCTATTCTTTCCGCATCTTCTTCTGTTTTTCTGAAAATCTTTAGTCTATCTTCTGAACCCATTGTCCAGGATCTTATCTGCAAATCGGAAGAAAGTATACCAGTAACTATACATTACCAGCATATACCAGAACCTATTGTGAATAAATTGGAGGAAGCCGGGGCAGAACTAATCCGTTGTCACAGAAATAGACGCTCTCTACTCCATAGAAAAACTATGATCCTTGATGAAAAACAAGTGATTACTGGAAGCGCAAACTTCACTAGAAATTCTATAAATAATGACGTAAATCTTTTGGCTCGAGTAAATAACGTGCACATAGCTAATTTGATGCAGAAAAATCAAAAAGGCAAAGCGATTATAGAAAATTCTACTAAAGGAAAACAAACTGTCTGTTACTTGCCTATAAATCATAAAAAATGCGGGAATGAAAGGCAAATTGTGAAAGCAATTAATAATGCCACGAGTTCTATTCAGATTGGAATGTGTATTCTTACACACCGAGGCATTCTCCAAGCTCTTAATGAAGCGGCCACACAACGATCTGTTCTTGTTACAATCATTATCGATTCTCTAGAAAGTCAACAAACCATAGACATACTAAAAGCTCTTGGATCTAAATTAAGAGTACGAGTCGGAACCGGCGATCGCATTCACTGTAAAGCATGTATTCTCGATCATAACACTGCCATTATTGGCTCCGCTAACTGGGCTGCCAGCGGACTAAAAGCTAATAAAGAAGATATTATAATTGTAAATCCTCTTACAGAGCGTCAAAGAGAAGATTTAAGCATTTGGTGGCGGTACCTTTGTGATAATAGTGCTATCTTACCAGAAGACTAA
- a CDS encoding vitamin K epoxide reductase family protein produces MDKDLLENVYRHFRYRFFKLSILPALLGLWLFFTPDILNYLDATVILSDRVCGILLILLSALSFYNPIILRLGVFIGLWVSVFSCSPNFSPLVFAHDSLLGFATLAIICLLPNRPEDLEVGPTIPETSDYNPSSGGKRGAVLLFSFLGWLQSRYLTSIALNIADADTTCSLFFSSILMVIYSMLIVLSLTGGERRWHTRPKAVCVTAFMLFFALGATLIAILLSQLSLTNYAGINLTIAPVFSLAFFYDEIRATWQYLTQFSSDRKKLTKVAFYGSEYYRESFFWEERSVLPFSKACKQAFEGLSFPLNLVFACILAIGFVQINTNLAIPNTCRFFVNNACWFILVLSIFSFAKSLRHLRWLSLLFAAGILLSPVIFHLPLEAKPLLSIVASGIAFIGLSIGRL; encoded by the coding sequence ATGGATAAAGATCTTCTAGAAAACGTTTATCGTCATTTTCGTTATCGTTTTTTTAAATTAAGTATACTTCCTGCTTTACTCGGGCTGTGGCTATTTTTTACGCCAGACATTCTTAATTACTTAGATGCAACTGTCATTTTATCAGATAGGGTATGTGGAATCCTTTTGATTCTGCTGTCGGCTCTATCTTTTTATAATCCTATTATTTTGCGACTAGGTGTTTTCATTGGGCTCTGGGTCTCCGTATTTTCTTGTTCTCCAAATTTCTCGCCTTTAGTTTTTGCTCACGATTCTTTATTAGGGTTTGCAACACTTGCTATTATTTGCCTGCTTCCAAATCGCCCTGAAGATCTAGAAGTCGGACCCACTATTCCGGAAACTAGCGATTATAACCCCTCTTCTGGAGGGAAAAGAGGAGCTGTTCTTCTTTTTTCTTTTTTAGGCTGGCTACAAAGTCGATACCTCACTTCCATAGCATTGAATATTGCTGATGCCGATACAACTTGCTCTCTTTTCTTCTCCTCTATTTTAATGGTTATTTATTCCATGCTTATTGTGTTGTCACTAACAGGAGGAGAACGTCGATGGCATACTCGGCCCAAAGCTGTGTGTGTTACGGCATTTATGCTTTTCTTTGCGCTAGGAGCAACTTTAATCGCTATTCTCTTATCTCAGTTATCTTTAACAAATTATGCGGGAATAAATCTAACAATTGCCCCAGTGTTCTCTTTAGCATTCTTTTATGATGAAATCCGGGCAACATGGCAGTATCTCACCCAATTTTCTTCAGATAGAAAGAAACTAACTAAAGTAGCGTTTTATGGATCTGAATATTATAGAGAGTCTTTTTTCTGGGAAGAGCGTTCTGTTTTACCTTTTTCAAAAGCTTGCAAACAAGCGTTTGAAGGACTTTCTTTCCCTCTCAATTTAGTCTTTGCCTGCATATTAGCTATAGGTTTCGTACAAATAAACACAAACCTGGCTATCCCAAATACATGTCGATTTTTTGTGAATAATGCTTGTTGGTTTATCCTTGTATTATCGATTTTTTCCTTTGCAAAGAGCCTTCGACATCTTCGATGGTTAAGCCTACTATTTGCCGCAGGAATCTTGCTTTCTCCTGTGATTTTTCACCTTCCTTTAGAAGCAAAACCCCTATTGTCCATTGTTGCGTCAGGCATTGCTTTTATCGGCTTATCTATAGGTCGTTTATAA
- a CDS encoding DNA polymerase III subunit delta' (catalyzes the DNA-template-directed extension of the 3'-end of a DNA strand; the delta' subunit seems to interact with the gamma subunit to transfer the beta subunit on the DNA), giving the protein MESSAWDALIQRVRDQKVPSAIILHGQDLSTLSTCAYEYASLILKEGSPHASYKIANRLHPDIYEYSPQGKGRLHTIETPRAIRKNIWIHPYESSYKIYIIYEADRISLDAISAFLKLLEDPPYYSIFILVSALPQRLPPTIRSRCVSFHIPLEKRDLIDKKDISFLISLAKGKESVMRVGSRVKGAPDDDKQVLRDKTKAMLTVLLQLFRDRFFLAKKMPESLLTYPDFLDEIKTMPVYPLEEVLSIITRAVQALDTYSSASSCLEWMSLQLWSFRNRQRTAIRNRKGC; this is encoded by the coding sequence ATGGAAAGCTCTGCTTGGGACGCTCTTATACAAAGAGTGCGCGATCAGAAGGTTCCTTCTGCTATTATTTTGCATGGGCAAGATTTGTCGACTTTGTCAACTTGCGCATATGAGTATGCTTCTTTAATTCTTAAAGAAGGCTCCCCGCATGCCTCTTATAAAATAGCAAATAGATTGCACCCGGATATTTACGAGTATTCCCCTCAAGGGAAGGGACGTCTTCACACGATTGAGACTCCTCGAGCTATTAGAAAAAATATCTGGATACATCCTTATGAAAGCTCTTATAAAATTTATATTATTTATGAAGCTGACAGGATATCATTAGACGCTATATCAGCTTTTTTAAAACTTTTAGAAGATCCTCCGTATTACAGTATATTTATACTCGTTTCAGCACTTCCACAGAGGTTGCCGCCCACCATTCGATCTAGATGCGTGTCATTCCATATTCCTTTAGAAAAAAGGGATTTAATTGATAAGAAAGACATCTCATTTTTAATCAGCTTAGCAAAAGGTAAAGAATCTGTGATGCGAGTGGGATCTAGGGTAAAAGGAGCACCTGATGACGATAAGCAAGTGCTTCGAGATAAAACAAAAGCCATGTTAACCGTTCTTTTGCAGTTATTCAGGGATCGGTTTTTCTTGGCCAAGAAGATGCCAGAGTCTCTACTTACCTATCCGGATTTTTTAGATGAGATAAAAACTATGCCGGTATATCCCCTGGAAGAGGTTCTTTCAATTATTACTCGGGCTGTGCAAGCTCTTGATACATACTCTTCCGCGTCAAGCTGTCTAGAATGGATGTCTTTGCAGTTATGGTCTTTTAGAAATCGTCAAAGGACAGCTATCCGCAATCGAAAAGGATGTTAA
- a CDS encoding ABC transporter ATP-binding protein — protein MLVVKSLCYAHASHFVFEDAAASFAPGQISFILGGSGSGKTTLFRIIAGLLTSFIGEVLWNGQPVKQELVAYMQQKEALLPWRTVRKNILLPTELGPHKQKPLVQDHNFHKVIQSFGLSSLLDRFPDELSGGQRQRVVFAMQCLSPKPILLLDEPFTSLDSLTKEMLYQDVRRLAEEEGKAIILASHDVQDCLEIGETFFAIRNRKLHPISLDKQQGIAGLLQQIKNHLI, from the coding sequence ATGTTAGTTGTAAAGTCTTTATGCTATGCTCATGCGTCTCATTTTGTTTTTGAAGATGCTGCAGCAAGCTTTGCTCCTGGTCAGATTTCTTTCATATTAGGGGGGTCTGGGAGCGGAAAGACTACGCTCTTTAGAATTATAGCTGGATTGCTTACAAGCTTTATAGGAGAGGTTCTCTGGAATGGGCAGCCTGTAAAACAGGAACTAGTGGCTTATATGCAACAAAAAGAAGCTCTGTTGCCTTGGAGAACGGTTAGAAAAAATATTTTACTACCAACAGAATTGGGACCTCACAAACAGAAGCCTCTAGTTCAAGATCATAATTTTCATAAGGTTATCCAATCTTTTGGGCTATCCTCATTGTTGGATCGGTTTCCTGATGAATTGTCTGGGGGGCAGCGGCAGCGTGTTGTTTTCGCTATGCAATGCTTGTCTCCTAAACCCATTTTATTGTTGGACGAGCCTTTTACATCTTTAGACTCTCTGACAAAAGAGATGTTATATCAGGATGTGAGAAGACTTGCTGAAGAAGAAGGTAAAGCTATCATCCTAGCTTCTCATGATGTTCAGGATTGCTTAGAAATAGGAGAGACTTTTTTTGCTATTAGAAATCGCAAGCTACATCCAATTTCTTTAGATAAACAGCAAGGAATTGCAGGGCTTTTGCAGCAAATAAAAAACCATTTGATCTAA
- the pgl gene encoding 6-phosphogluconolactonase, which translates to MATLISLNDANRMLIAESQEDFLQIACYDWISTANKAIQKRGAFYVALSGGKTPLQIFQEIVKKRAAISDCSKIFVFWGDERASEDTEAGSNYLKAMDILKWLRIPDTQIFRMDTANPKGDEIYENLIREHVPDTIFDMVMLGVGEDGHTLSLFPGTAALEEKDRLVVFNEVPQLQTRRMTLTFPIVRQARHLVAYIQGTAKQDLCHKLLHPLGRDTFPIERVGTPLNPLQWVLSSDCCRAADLADIPAECKLEMF; encoded by the coding sequence ATGGCTACCCTTATTAGCTTAAATGACGCGAATAGAATGCTTATTGCTGAATCTCAGGAAGATTTTTTACAAATCGCATGTTACGATTGGATTTCTACAGCAAATAAAGCGATTCAGAAACGCGGAGCTTTCTATGTTGCTCTTTCCGGAGGAAAAACTCCTTTACAAATCTTCCAAGAAATCGTTAAAAAACGTGCTGCTATTTCGGATTGTTCAAAAATTTTTGTTTTTTGGGGAGATGAACGTGCAAGTGAAGATACAGAAGCCGGCAGTAATTATTTAAAGGCTATGGACATCTTAAAATGGCTACGTATTCCTGATACACAAATCTTTCGTATGGACACAGCGAATCCCAAGGGAGATGAAATTTATGAAAATCTTATCCGAGAGCATGTTCCTGATACCATTTTTGATATGGTCATGCTTGGGGTTGGTGAAGATGGGCATACCCTTTCTCTTTTTCCAGGGACTGCCGCGTTAGAAGAGAAAGATCGTTTGGTGGTTTTCAATGAGGTCCCCCAATTACAAACTCGTCGGATGACCTTAACCTTTCCGATTGTTCGGCAAGCCCGTCATTTGGTTGCGTACATTCAAGGAACTGCTAAACAAGATCTTTGTCATAAGCTGTTACATCCTTTAGGAAGAGATACCTTTCCTATAGAGCGAGTAGGGACTCCTCTAAATCCTCTGCAATGGGTATTGTCATCTGATTGTTGTAGAGCGGCGGATCTTGCAGATATTCCTGCAGAATGTAAATTAGAAATGTTTTAA